In Pseudomonas alcaliphila JAB1, a single window of DNA contains:
- a CDS encoding zinc-dependent alcohol dehydrogenase family protein, with translation MKAQVLKSFGGPNAFELSEVAKPVPQAGQVLVRVHATSINPLDYQVRRGDYVDYVPLPAITGHDVSGVVEAVGPGVTSFVPGDEVWYTTQIFEGDGSYAEYHVASESIIGKKPASLSHLEAASLTLVGGTVWEALIGRVSLRVGESILIHGGAGGVGHVAIQVAKAIGARVFTTVREANFEFARGLGADVVIDYEQEDYVDAVLRETDGHGVDVIFDTIGGDTLTRSPDALAQLGRVVSIVDIAKPQNLIQAWGKNASYHFVFTRQNRGKLDELKALVERGQLRPHIGAVYSLADISSAHALLETPNNGLRGKVAIAVEPSLAP, from the coding sequence ATGAAAGCGCAAGTACTCAAATCCTTTGGCGGCCCTAACGCGTTCGAACTGAGCGAAGTGGCCAAACCCGTACCGCAGGCAGGACAAGTGTTGGTGCGGGTTCACGCAACCTCCATCAACCCACTGGATTACCAGGTACGTCGTGGTGACTACGTCGACTACGTGCCTCTCCCCGCCATTACCGGGCATGACGTCTCCGGCGTCGTCGAAGCGGTCGGCCCAGGTGTGACGAGCTTCGTGCCAGGCGATGAGGTCTGGTACACCACGCAGATTTTCGAAGGCGACGGCAGCTATGCCGAGTACCACGTTGCGTCCGAAAGCATCATCGGCAAGAAGCCGGCATCGCTGAGCCATCTCGAGGCGGCAAGCCTGACGCTGGTAGGCGGGACGGTCTGGGAAGCACTGATCGGGCGCGTATCGCTGAGGGTCGGGGAAAGCATTCTGATCCACGGCGGTGCGGGTGGCGTCGGCCATGTCGCGATCCAGGTGGCAAAAGCCATCGGCGCTCGGGTGTTCACCACCGTGCGCGAAGCGAACTTCGAGTTTGCCCGGGGTCTGGGTGCCGATGTGGTCATCGACTACGAACAAGAGGATTACGTTGACGCCGTCCTGCGGGAAACCGATGGCCACGGCGTCGATGTGATCTTCGACACCATCGGCGGCGACACCTTGACCCGTAGCCCCGACGCACTCGCCCAGCTCGGCCGTGTGGTTTCGATCGTGGACATCGCCAAGCCGCAGAACCTGATTCAGGCCTGGGGCAAGAACGCCAGTTACCACTTCGTCTTCACCCGCCAGAACCGCGGCAAGCTCGATGAACTGAAGGCATTGGTCGAGCGCGGCCAGTTGCGCCCCCATATTGGCGCGGTCTATTCGCTCGCTGATATCTCAAGCGCCCATGCGCTGCTGGAGACGCCCAACAACGGTCTTCGCGGCAAAGTCGCGATTGCCGTCGAGCCCTCGCTCGCCCCGTAA
- a CDS encoding antibiotic biosynthesis monooxygenase — protein sequence MIYEIAVLPVHSAQIEQFKQAFAEVVHLLQRAKGYHGHMFAQGIESPETFNLIVRWASLEDHAPGFEASDDHQTFMQGLEEYFSQEPTVYHIQGAAFTNGNDQAFDIAVPKA from the coding sequence ATGATTTATGAAATCGCCGTACTGCCTGTTCACAGTGCACAGATCGAACAGTTCAAACAAGCATTTGCCGAAGTGGTTCACTTGCTCCAACGCGCCAAGGGCTACCACGGCCATATGTTCGCGCAGGGAATCGAAAGCCCCGAGACGTTCAACCTGATCGTGCGTTGGGCTTCACTTGAGGACCATGCGCCGGGTTTCGAAGCGAGTGACGACCATCAGACCTTCATGCAGGGCCTGGAGGAATACTTCTCGCAAGAGCCGACTGTCTACCACATTCAGGGGGCCGCCTTTACCAATGGAAACGATCAGGCCTTCGATATTGCAGTGCCAAAAGCTTAA
- a CDS encoding DUF2790 domain-containing protein — translation MISKHAKNLANILITSLALLLCGNALAESPATTYKYGLKLDVAKVLSISKPKTHTCKPVDHLMKYIDSAGNIQTLKFKALSDACSKGH, via the coding sequence ATGATCAGCAAACATGCAAAAAACCTGGCAAACATTTTAATTACCAGCCTTGCCTTGCTTCTATGCGGCAATGCACTCGCTGAAAGCCCGGCCACCACTTACAAGTATGGATTGAAACTTGATGTAGCCAAGGTTCTGTCCATATCAAAGCCCAAAACCCATACCTGCAAGCCTGTGGATCACCTGATGAAATACATAGACTCAGCTGGAAACATCCAGACCCTGAAATTCAAGGCTCTCTCTGATGCCTGCAGTAAAGGGCACTGA
- a CDS encoding patatin-like phospholipase family protein, producing MSDSRQAAFARECDLIMKGGITSGIVYPLAITEIAKAFRLRSIGGTSAGAIAAAAAAAAELGRQRYQQGELSSDPAGFATIERLPQHLCVPAANGHGTKLLALFKPAPAVRALFDTFIAILEVKGKSPWTRLFAPLKVMLMRHKLAALVGALLAGGPLWWSAASSASVLVWLWVLLFAALGGVLAVIVRLALVALRELPASGFGLCSGMPEADDDAPDEALTTWLTQYFDQLSGQREYCANQANAIECERPLTFGDLRRHGIDLQVMTTCLSMARPFRLPFRDDEQVRDNNQFHFRQEEFARLFPHRVVAWMGAHQRPGDDRGDGYLRLPLPDDLPVIVAVRMSLSFPLLLSAVPLHAVDYRKSGKKLERCWFTDGGISSNFPIHFFDAALPRRPTFGLDLGPTDGTDEQRVRFPRNNGDARLAYWRRFPQTGLPALRGFLALLSNVAKDWNHETLSLMPGFRDRIGLIQLTREEGGLNLTMPTERIERLTRYGREAGQQFVLRFGDPQHWQPGAQASPMNWENHQIIRLRLQLASVAEQLQSLERACRELHGTEQDYQRFFTADAKRYSYPFKGLSDLEQDPDTGLYRTQAGLAQAMLGKLREIAQMIEQHPDSHPAKGAPKPTPELKLRPRL from the coding sequence ATGAGCGATTCGCGCCAAGCGGCCTTTGCCCGGGAATGCGACCTGATCATGAAAGGCGGCATCACCAGCGGCATCGTCTACCCGCTCGCCATCACCGAAATCGCCAAGGCATTTCGCCTGCGCAGCATCGGCGGCACCAGCGCTGGTGCCATCGCCGCGGCTGCAGCGGCCGCTGCCGAACTGGGCCGCCAGCGCTATCAGCAAGGTGAGTTGAGCAGCGACCCAGCCGGCTTCGCGACAATCGAACGACTGCCCCAACACCTTTGCGTGCCCGCCGCGAATGGCCATGGCACCAAGCTGCTGGCGTTGTTCAAGCCTGCCCCGGCAGTGCGCGCCCTGTTCGATACCTTCATCGCCATCCTCGAGGTCAAGGGAAAAAGTCCCTGGACGCGGTTGTTCGCGCCACTGAAGGTCATGCTCATGCGCCACAAGCTCGCCGCCCTGGTCGGCGCCCTGCTGGCAGGCGGGCCGCTGTGGTGGAGCGCTGCCAGCAGCGCCAGCGTGCTGGTTTGGCTCTGGGTCTTGCTGTTCGCAGCGCTGGGTGGCGTGCTCGCCGTGATCGTGCGCCTGGCCTTGGTGGCATTGCGTGAATTGCCAGCGAGCGGTTTCGGCCTGTGCAGCGGCATGCCAGAGGCCGATGACGATGCCCCAGATGAAGCCCTGACCACCTGGCTGACCCAGTACTTCGATCAGCTCAGCGGCCAGCGCGAATACTGCGCCAATCAGGCGAATGCCATCGAGTGCGAGCGGCCATTGACCTTCGGCGACCTGCGTCGTCATGGCATCGACCTGCAGGTGATGACCACCTGCCTGAGCATGGCGCGGCCTTTCCGCCTGCCCTTTCGTGACGACGAGCAGGTACGCGATAACAACCAGTTCCACTTCCGCCAGGAGGAGTTCGCGCGGCTATTCCCCCACCGCGTGGTGGCCTGGATGGGCGCTCACCAGCGCCCCGGCGATGATCGCGGCGACGGGTATCTGCGCCTGCCACTGCCCGACGACCTGCCGGTAATCGTCGCCGTACGCATGAGTCTGAGCTTTCCCCTGCTGCTCAGCGCCGTACCACTGCACGCCGTGGACTACCGCAAGAGCGGGAAGAAGCTGGAGCGCTGCTGGTTCACCGATGGCGGCATCAGCTCGAACTTTCCCATCCACTTCTTCGATGCCGCGCTGCCCAGACGCCCCACCTTCGGCCTCGATCTGGGACCGACCGATGGTACCGACGAGCAACGCGTGCGCTTCCCACGTAACAATGGCGATGCACGGCTAGCCTACTGGCGCCGCTTTCCCCAGACGGGTTTGCCAGCCCTACGCGGTTTCCTCGCCCTGCTCAGCAACGTCGCCAAGGACTGGAACCACGAAACCCTGTCGCTGATGCCCGGCTTTCGCGACCGTATCGGCCTGATCCAGCTGACCCGCGAAGAAGGCGGCCTCAACCTGACCATGCCCACCGAGCGCATCGAACGGCTGACCCGTTACGGACGCGAAGCCGGCCAGCAGTTCGTCCTGCGTTTCGGCGACCCGCAGCATTGGCAGCCGGGCGCCCAGGCCTCGCCGATGAACTGGGAGAACCACCAGATCATTCGTCTGCGCCTGCAACTGGCCAGCGTCGCCGAACAGCTGCAGAGCCTGGAAAGAGCCTGCCGCGAACTGCACGGCACCGAGCAGGACTACCAGCGCTTCTTCACCGCCGATGCCAAACGCTACAGCTATCCCTTCAAAGGTCTTAGTGACCTGGAACAGGACCCGGACACTGGCCTGTACCGCACCCAGGCCGGTCTGGCCCAGGCCATGCTTGGCAAACTGCGTGAGATCGCCCAGATGATCGAACAGCACCCGGACAGCCACCCGGCCAAGGGGGCGCCCAAACCCACGCCCGAACTCAAGCTGCGCCCACGCCTGTAG
- a CDS encoding IS1595 family transposase, producing MKTSHFNCWVAQLPQLSLGQREQLARCLSAPGPLPQDMIATPSSCPHCQSSELRPWGASGGLPRYRCKACGKTSNPLTGTPMARLRKRHLWHDYAEALTQSLTVRRAAKHCGVNKNTAFLWRHRFLSQVADHQAQHESGIVEADETFFLESFKGQRDLPRPPRKRGGSAKRRGLSVEQIPVLVVRDRSGQHADFQLEKLDAVHVGERLRPLIDADAILCSDSAAVYAHFAKAEGITHRPINPSQKRRVDGPFHIQNVNAYDSRLKGWMIPFHGVATKYLTHYLGWRRLLERYKAQLNPLICLREALGRAALQQLTQT from the coding sequence ATGAAAACCAGTCACTTCAACTGCTGGGTTGCTCAGCTCCCCCAACTCAGTCTGGGACAGCGTGAGCAGTTGGCGAGATGTCTCTCGGCACCTGGACCCCTCCCGCAGGACATGATCGCCACCCCCAGTAGTTGTCCGCATTGCCAGTCCAGCGAGTTACGCCCGTGGGGCGCCAGTGGGGGTCTGCCCAGGTATCGCTGCAAGGCCTGCGGCAAAACCAGCAATCCGCTGACGGGCACGCCGATGGCGCGACTGCGCAAGCGCCATCTCTGGCACGACTATGCCGAGGCGTTGACCCAAAGCCTGACGGTGCGCCGGGCGGCGAAACACTGCGGGGTGAACAAGAACACCGCCTTCCTGTGGCGACACCGGTTTCTGTCCCAGGTCGCCGATCACCAGGCTCAGCATGAGTCCGGCATTGTCGAAGCCGATGAAACCTTCTTTCTGGAATCGTTCAAAGGGCAGCGAGACTTGCCGCGCCCGCCGCGCAAACGCGGAGGCAGTGCGAAGCGGCGCGGCCTATCCGTCGAGCAGATTCCGGTCTTGGTGGTGAGGGATCGCAGCGGACAGCATGCTGACTTTCAGTTGGAGAAACTCGATGCCGTTCATGTCGGAGAGCGGCTGCGTCCGCTGATCGATGCCGATGCAATTCTGTGCTCCGACAGCGCTGCTGTTTATGCCCACTTCGCCAAGGCCGAAGGCATCACTCATCGACCGATCAATCCGAGCCAGAAGCGCAGGGTTGATGGACCTTTTCACATCCAGAACGTGAACGCCTACGACAGCCGGCTGAAGGGCTGGATGATTCCCTTTCATGGTGTGGCCACCAAGTACCTGACGCATTACTTGGGATGGCGTCGCCTGCTCGAACGCTATAAGGCCCAGCTCAATCCATTGATTTGCTTGAGGGAGGCGCTGGGGCGAGCGGCTTTGCAACAGCTAACTCAGACATAG
- a CDS encoding ABC transporter substrate-binding protein encodes MTHTFTFGRLAAALGLLGALATPLAAQAEGKISIAQQFGIGYLVLHVVKDQQLIEKHAKAQGLDKVEVEWRTISGATAMNEALLAGAIDVVSAGVPPMLTVWDRTHGRQNVKAVASLGSLPNYLLSNREEVKTLDDLSEKDRIAVPAAGVGFQSRTLQIETAKLYGKDDFQRFDNISVSLPHPDATAALIKGGSEITAHFSSPPFQYQALENPKVHKLISSYDILGGQATFNVLYATEKFHDENPKTYKAFYDALVEAEQIIKADKAAAAETYIRVENSKLPLDFVKKIIEDPENDFTISPQRTFIYAEQLHELGVLKNKATSWKDYFFEEAYAHPGS; translated from the coding sequence ATGACCCACACCTTCACATTCGGCCGTCTGGCCGCCGCGCTGGGCCTGCTCGGCGCATTGGCAACTCCGCTGGCCGCGCAGGCCGAAGGCAAGATCAGCATCGCCCAGCAGTTCGGCATCGGTTACCTGGTGCTGCACGTGGTCAAGGATCAGCAACTGATTGAGAAGCATGCCAAGGCCCAGGGCCTGGACAAGGTGGAGGTCGAGTGGCGCACCATCTCCGGCGCCACCGCCATGAACGAGGCGCTGCTGGCTGGCGCCATCGACGTGGTCTCGGCGGGCGTGCCACCAATGCTCACTGTGTGGGACCGCACCCATGGTCGGCAGAACGTCAAGGCGGTCGCCTCGCTCGGCTCGCTGCCCAACTACCTGTTGAGCAACCGTGAAGAGGTGAAGACGCTGGACGATCTGTCCGAGAAGGATCGCATCGCCGTGCCGGCCGCCGGCGTTGGCTTCCAGTCGCGCACCCTGCAGATCGAGACCGCCAAGCTGTATGGCAAGGACGACTTCCAGCGCTTCGACAATATTTCCGTCAGCCTGCCGCATCCGGACGCCACGGCCGCGCTGATCAAGGGCGGCTCGGAAATCACCGCGCATTTCTCCAGCCCGCCGTTCCAGTACCAGGCGCTGGAGAACCCCAAGGTGCACAAACTGATCAGCAGCTACGACATCCTCGGCGGCCAGGCTACGTTCAACGTGCTCTATGCCACCGAGAAATTCCACGACGAAAACCCCAAGACCTACAAGGCCTTCTACGACGCGCTGGTGGAAGCCGAGCAGATCATCAAGGCAGACAAGGCCGCCGCGGCAGAAACCTACATCCGCGTGGAGAACTCCAAGCTGCCGCTGGACTTCGTCAAGAAGATCATCGAGGACCCGGAAAACGACTTCACCATCTCGCCGCAGCGCACTTTCATCTATGCCGAGCAGTTGCATGAGCTGGGTGTGCTGAAGAACAAGGCCACGTCCTGGAAGGACTACTTCTTCGAAGAGGCCTACGCCCATCCGGGTAGCTGA
- a CDS encoding ABC transporter permease, whose translation MSLSPARREEYEIPLQPLPDLKLERELPLAQRLWQQGWLRKTLILLALALIWELAARYQGNDLLLPSFLQTAKAFVEGIGTGELLEKVAISLSVLIKGYLLGIGLAFLLTTLAVSTQLGRDLLSTLTSMFNPLPAIALLPLSLLWFGLGENSLIFVLVHSVLWALALNTYAGFLGVSETQRMAGRNYGLKGLRFVLFILIPAALPSILAGLKIGWAFAWRTLIAAELVFGASSGKGGLGWYIFQNRNELYTDKVFAGLAAVILIGLLVENLVFATVERVTVKRWGMQR comes from the coding sequence ATGAGTCTTTCCCCCGCACGGCGTGAGGAATACGAAATACCGCTGCAACCCTTGCCGGATCTCAAGCTGGAGCGCGAGCTGCCCCTGGCGCAGCGCCTGTGGCAACAGGGCTGGCTGCGCAAGACCCTGATCCTGCTGGCCCTGGCGCTGATCTGGGAGCTGGCGGCGCGTTATCAGGGCAATGACCTGCTGCTGCCCAGCTTCCTGCAGACGGCCAAGGCCTTCGTCGAAGGCATCGGCACTGGCGAGCTGCTGGAGAAGGTGGCGATCTCGCTGTCGGTGCTGATCAAGGGCTATCTGCTCGGCATCGGCCTGGCCTTCCTGCTCACCACCCTGGCGGTGTCGACGCAGCTGGGGCGCGATCTGCTGTCGACCCTGACTTCGATGTTCAACCCGCTGCCGGCCATCGCGCTGCTGCCGCTGTCGCTGCTGTGGTTCGGTTTGGGCGAGAACAGCCTGATCTTCGTGCTGGTGCATTCGGTGCTGTGGGCGCTGGCGCTCAACACCTACGCCGGATTTCTCGGCGTCTCCGAGACCCAGCGTATGGCCGGGCGCAACTATGGCCTCAAGGGCCTGCGCTTCGTGCTGTTTATCCTGATCCCGGCGGCGCTGCCGTCGATCCTGGCGGGCCTGAAGATCGGCTGGGCCTTCGCCTGGCGCACCCTGATCGCCGCCGAGCTGGTGTTCGGCGCCTCCAGCGGCAAGGGCGGCCTGGGCTGGTACATCTTCCAGAACCGCAACGAGCTGTACACCGACAAGGTCTTCGCCGGCCTGGCGGCGGTGATTCTGATCGGCCTGCTGGTGGAGAACCTCGTCTTCGCCACGGTCGAGCGGGTGACCGTCAAGCGCTGGGGGATGCAGCGTTGA
- a CDS encoding ABC transporter ATP-binding protein produces MNAPLQGHTASTQRTGAFDTLLEVEKVSLEYRTPQRVVRATHEVSFEVDRADRFVLLGPSGCGKSTLLKAVAGFIEPVGGSIRLDGAEVREPGPDRIVVFQEFDQLPPWKTVKQNVMFPLLASRTLRRREAEERALHYLEKVGLAAFADAYPHTLSGGMKARVAIARALAMQPKILLMDEPFAALDALTRRKMLEELLQLWEEVRFTLLFVTHSIEEALIVGNRILLLSPHPGRVRAEVGSHQFDLHSLGGAAFQQTAQRIHRLLFDEDSEEGARAAAELGFHDIRIAY; encoded by the coding sequence ATGAATGCCCCCTTGCAAGGCCACACGGCCAGCACGCAACGCACAGGCGCCTTCGACACCCTGCTTGAGGTGGAGAAGGTCAGCCTCGAATACCGCACCCCACAGCGCGTAGTGCGCGCCACCCACGAAGTCAGCTTCGAGGTGGACCGTGCCGATCGTTTCGTGCTGCTCGGCCCTTCGGGGTGCGGCAAGTCCACCTTGCTCAAGGCCGTGGCCGGTTTCATCGAGCCGGTCGGCGGCAGCATCCGCCTCGATGGCGCCGAAGTACGCGAACCTGGCCCGGATCGCATCGTGGTGTTTCAGGAGTTCGACCAGTTACCGCCGTGGAAGACGGTCAAGCAGAACGTCATGTTTCCGCTGCTGGCGTCGCGCACTTTGCGCCGCCGCGAGGCCGAAGAACGGGCGTTGCACTATCTGGAGAAGGTTGGCCTGGCCGCCTTCGCCGATGCCTACCCGCACACCCTGTCCGGCGGCATGAAGGCGCGCGTGGCGATTGCCCGGGCGCTGGCCATGCAGCCGAAGATCCTGCTGATGGACGAGCCCTTCGCCGCGCTCGACGCACTGACCCGCCGCAAGATGCTGGAGGAGCTGCTGCAACTGTGGGAAGAAGTGCGCTTCACCTTGCTGTTCGTCACCCACTCGATCGAGGAGGCGCTGATCGTCGGCAACCGCATCCTGCTGCTGTCACCGCACCCGGGGCGCGTGCGGGCGGAGGTGGGTAGTCACCAGTTCGACCTGCACAGCCTGGGCGGCGCGGCGTTCCAGCAGACCGCGCAGCGCATTCATCGCCTGTTGTTCGACGAGGACAGCGAGGAGGGAGCCCGCGCCGCTGCCGAGCTGGGTTTCCACGACATCCGCATCGCCTACTGA
- a CDS encoding ABC transporter substrate-binding protein gives MSLGKRFPFIPRFGRLASGIGLSLSLLVGSLAAPQAAQAEGQIRIAEQFGIVYLLLNVVRDQQLIEKHGKADGLDIKVDWQQISGGAAINDALLSGAIDIAGAGIGPLLTVWDRTHGKQNVKGVASLGNFPYYLLSNNPKVKTIADFTEKDRIAVPAVGVSVQSRFLQYAAAKQWGDKEFDRLDKYTVALPHPDATASLLSGGTELTGHFSNPPFQNQALENPNVHVVLDTYKLLGPNSPTVLYATEKFRNDNPKTYKAFVAALAEAAEFAQNDKGAAADTYIRVTGAKISREELLKIIDNEQFQFSVTPTNTYPLAEFLQRVGAIKNKPASWQDYFFEDAAIGQGS, from the coding sequence ATGTCTCTAGGCAAACGCTTTCCCTTCATTCCGCGTTTTGGCCGGCTGGCCAGCGGTATCGGGCTTTCCCTGAGCCTGCTGGTCGGCTCGCTGGCGGCGCCTCAGGCGGCGCAGGCCGAGGGGCAGATTCGCATTGCCGAGCAGTTCGGCATCGTCTACCTGTTGCTCAATGTGGTCCGTGACCAGCAGTTGATCGAGAAGCACGGCAAGGCCGACGGCCTGGACATCAAGGTCGATTGGCAGCAGATCTCCGGTGGCGCGGCGATCAACGACGCGCTGCTGTCCGGCGCCATCGACATCGCCGGTGCCGGCATCGGCCCGCTGCTCACCGTCTGGGATCGCACTCACGGCAAGCAGAACGTCAAGGGCGTGGCCTCGCTGGGTAACTTCCCCTACTACCTGCTGAGCAACAACCCCAAGGTCAAGACCATCGCCGATTTCACCGAGAAGGATCGCATCGCCGTGCCGGCGGTGGGCGTCTCGGTGCAGTCGCGCTTCCTCCAGTACGCCGCCGCCAAGCAGTGGGGCGACAAGGAATTCGACCGCCTGGACAAGTACACCGTGGCCCTGCCGCACCCGGATGCCACCGCCTCGCTGCTGTCCGGCGGTACCGAGCTGACCGGGCATTTCTCCAACCCGCCGTTCCAGAACCAGGCGCTGGAGAACCCCAATGTGCACGTGGTGCTCGACACCTACAAGCTGCTCGGCCCGAACTCGCCGACCGTGCTCTATGCCACCGAGAAATTCCGCAACGACAACCCCAAGACCTACAAGGCCTTCGTCGCCGCGCTGGCCGAGGCTGCCGAATTCGCCCAGAACGACAAGGGCGCGGCAGCCGACACCTACATCCGCGTGACCGGCGCCAAGATCAGCCGCGAGGAGCTGCTGAAGATCATCGACAACGAGCAGTTCCAGTTCAGCGTCACGCCGACCAACACCTACCCGCTGGCTGAATTCCTCCAGCGCGTCGGCGCAATCAAGAACAAGCCGGCCTCCTGGCAGGACTACTTCTTCGAAGACGCCGCCATCGGTCAAGGAAGCTGA
- a CDS encoding TauD/TfdA family dioxygenase yields the protein MSAVAHTTTAASAQSFEVRPFDAPVGAEIIGLDLTRPLSDDDFARVHRAHLDHALLVFRDQRITPEQQIAFSRRFGPLQIHVLKQFLLADHPEIFIISNIVENGQPIGLGDAGKFWHSDLSYKEFPSLGSMLLAQELPEEGGDTLFASQQLAYETLPAELRQAIEGKRAAHSYTARYADEVFAGIRRPTLTEAQLAEVKSVVHPVVRTHPETGRKGLFVNENFTTHILDIPEDESRQILAELYAHSARPEFIYRHQWQPHDMVFWDNRALIHLATGCPSHLRRRMHRTTIQGDVPF from the coding sequence ATGTCGGCAGTAGCCCATACCACCACCGCGGCGTCGGCACAGTCGTTCGAAGTTCGTCCCTTCGATGCGCCAGTGGGCGCCGAGATCATCGGCCTGGATTTGACCAGGCCGCTCAGTGATGACGACTTTGCCCGTGTCCATCGCGCCCATCTCGATCACGCCTTGCTGGTATTCCGTGACCAGCGCATCACGCCCGAGCAGCAGATCGCCTTCAGCCGCCGTTTCGGCCCACTGCAGATCCACGTGCTCAAGCAGTTTCTGCTGGCCGATCATCCGGAGATTTTCATCATCTCCAACATCGTCGAGAACGGTCAGCCCATCGGCCTGGGCGATGCCGGTAAGTTTTGGCATTCGGATCTCTCCTACAAGGAATTCCCCAGCCTGGGTTCCATGCTGCTGGCTCAGGAGCTACCGGAGGAGGGCGGCGATACGCTGTTCGCCAGCCAGCAACTGGCCTATGAGACCCTGCCGGCGGAGCTGCGCCAGGCCATCGAAGGCAAACGTGCCGCGCATTCCTACACCGCGCGCTATGCCGATGAAGTGTTCGCCGGAATTCGTCGCCCGACGCTGACCGAGGCGCAACTGGCCGAGGTCAAGTCGGTCGTTCACCCGGTAGTGCGCACCCACCCGGAAACCGGGCGCAAGGGCCTGTTCGTCAACGAGAACTTCACCACGCACATCCTCGATATTCCCGAGGACGAGAGCCGGCAGATCCTCGCCGAGCTCTATGCCCACAGCGCCAGACCCGAGTTCATCTACCGCCACCAGTGGCAACCCCACGACATGGTGTTCTGGGACAACCGCGCGCTGATTCACCTGGCCACCGGTTGCCCGAGCCACCTGCGCCGGCGCATGCACCGCACGACCATCCAGGGCGACGTGCCGTTCTGA
- a CDS encoding phosphatidylglycerophosphatase A: protein MIETLVVQAATGFGLGQLPFMPGTFGSLLGLPLAWWLLGHPPRRQALIAVILLVVAVPLCHWASLWLGGGDIPQIVADEYLVFPVSVMGLASMRRPWELLTAFVLFRLFDALKLPPLNFLEAVGGGLGIVLDDLMAAVYSWIVIAVAICLWRWFCKKQAI, encoded by the coding sequence ATGATAGAAACCCTGGTCGTGCAGGCAGCGACGGGCTTTGGCCTCGGCCAGTTGCCGTTCATGCCCGGAACCTTCGGCTCGTTGCTTGGCTTGCCTCTGGCTTGGTGGCTGCTGGGTCATCCACCGAGGCGGCAGGCTCTCATCGCGGTGATCCTGCTGGTTGTAGCTGTACCGCTCTGCCACTGGGCTTCGCTGTGGCTGGGGGGCGGGGATATTCCACAGATCGTTGCAGACGAGTACCTGGTGTTTCCGGTCTCGGTGATGGGGCTCGCTTCAATGCGCCGTCCCTGGGAGCTCCTGACAGCGTTCGTGCTATTTCGCTTGTTCGATGCCCTCAAGCTGCCGCCGCTGAATTTTCTCGAGGCAGTCGGTGGTGGGCTGGGTATCGTCCTGGACGACCTTATGGCGGCCGTTTACAGCTGGATTGTGATCGCGGTTGCTATTTGTTTATGGCGTTGGTTCTGTAAAAAACAGGCCATATGA